The Naumovozyma dairenensis CBS 421 chromosome 3, complete genome genome has a window encoding:
- the MET32 gene encoding Met32p (similar to Saccharomyces cerevisiae MET32 (YDR253C) and MET31 (YPL038W); ancestral locus Anc_8.486), translating into MDEDSIFFRQAAEAIVTTTLNISNVDPTIRELLNRIKIVTPLVTNSTNVTYNAKIRQKYQDNNYYRNKNEDNKQTEKIDVKPTSSSEIKKYEYLLLDLLNKNSVTTDTTNNLQLQNSNSDLKIGNDKNSSPKPKLKSKSNSKSKAKENDKEKEFKCTQCSLIFSRSSDLRRHEKTHLPILPNICSQCGKGFARKDALKRHFNTLTCKRNRKKLLNNISQGDFSNLLQTVRLSTSPSSSSKSNDDFDNEIDDNDSR; encoded by the coding sequence ATGGATGAAGATTCGATATTTTTTAGACAAGCAGCTGAAGCAATAGTAACAACAACATTAAATATATCCAATGTTGACCCTACAATACGAGAATTGTTGAATCGAATCAAAATTGTTACTCCTCTAGTAACAAACTCTACTAATGTAACTTATAATGCCAAGATAAGACAGAAATATCAGGACAACAATTACTacagaaacaaaaatgaagataataagcAAACTGAGAAGATCGACGTAAAGCCAACGTCATCCAGcgaaataaaaaaatatgaatatcTCCTCTTAGATCTTCTTAATAAAAACTCAGTAACGACTGATACTACAAACAATCTGCAACTTcaaaattccaattcagatttaaaaataggcaatgataaaaattcaaGTCCGAAACCAAAACTGAAATCAAAATCGAATTCGAAATCAAAAGCAAAAGAAAAcgataaagaaaaggaatttAAATGTACTCAATGTagtttaatattttccagATCATCTGATCTAAGAAGACATGAAAAGACCCACCTCCCAATACTACCGAACATTTGTTCACAATGTGGGAAAGGTTTTGCCAGAAAGGATGCATTAAAGAGACATTTTAATACATTAACTTGTAAAAGAAATAGGAAAAAATTactaaataatatttcacaAGGTGATTTCAGTAACCTCTTACAGACCGTCCGATTATCTACTTCACCTTCATCTTCGTCGAAGAGTAACGATGACTTTGATAACGAGATTGATGACAATGACAGCCGGTAG
- the RMD5 gene encoding ubiquitin-protein ligase RMD5 (similar to Saccharomyces cerevisiae RMD5 (YDR255C); ancestral locus Anc_8.495), with protein MVGLLPTLQNEFQKFYTQQESTGETQSNLQQCLNDTREFRMNLRKLKAHLNKQIQEQEQQQQQQQQSASTSNINLNSNSLIPDQTPDHEVVLDSKAVKRRKLIIEKVNKSHKQWEYSIRKNLKTSSQQYNKFGKIISNRLKEFDIDNVYSNKISNLRRKDIDDAIGYHITRYNVGDLPISSNGSGGEEDILQYLKTVYNVDEGISKKFVEMGTIIQDLKREDSTSCSRWLRLKENDNIYRPEFSSLEFELYIFNALQSIKKGEDIQAAKYFIQEIPKKLVMKKEKEIFSKISPLLTSVILGEKVPNLELLINEQLEKCISLFTTDFCSYYNLPIDSPIFLITLSGLISFQFFIKYKSIRATAHVDWSTKDELPFDVKLPEFLTHFHPVFICPVLKEETTEENPPFSLSCHHIISRKALDRLSKNGAVTFKCPYCPVNSSRAKTNRVEFLQI; from the coding sequence ATGGTAGGACTATTGCCAACGTTACAAAAcgaatttcaaaagttttACACCCAACAGGAATCAACAGGAGAAACTCAATCAAACCTACAACAATGCTTGAATGACACAAGGGAGTTCAGAATGAACCTTCGAAAATTGAAAGCTCACttaaataaacaaattcaagaacaggagcaacaacaacaacaacagcaacaaaGTGCCTCAACTTCCAAtatcaatttgaattcaaacAGTCTCATCCCTGATCAGACCCCTGACCATGAAGTGGTCCTTGATTCTAAAGCTGTAAAGAGGAGAAAAttaatcattgaaaaagtaaataaatcTCATAAACAATGGGAATATTCGATaagaaagaatttgaaaaccTCATCACAGCAATATAATAAGTTCGGTAAGATTATTTCAAATAGATTGAAAGAGTTCGATATTGATAATGTCTATTCTAATAAGATATCCAATTTAAGGAGgaaagatattgatgatgcTATTGGGTATCATATAACTAGATATAACGTAGGAGATTTGCCTATTTCCTCCAACGGTAGCGGTGGAGAGGAAGATATACTccaatatttgaaaactgTTTATAATGTTGATGAAGGTATATCTAAGAAATTCGTGGAGATGGGAACTATTATTCAAGATTTAAAAAGAGAGGATTCAACTAGCTGTTCCAGATGGTTGCGCTTAAAAgagaatgataatatttatcGCCCTGAATTTTCCTCTTTGGAGtttgaattatatatatttaatgcATTAcaatcaattaaaaaagGTGAGGATATTCAAGCTgccaaatattttattcaagAGATACCAAAGAAATTAGTGatgaaaaaggaaaaggagATTTTTTCCAAGATTTCACCTTTATTAACTTCGGTCATATTGGGGGAGAAAGTGCCCaatttggaattattaattaatgaacaattagaaaagTGTATTTCCTTATTTACCACTGATTTTTGCTCTTATTATAATTTACCAATAGATTCACCTATTTTCTTAATAACATTAAGTGGACTAATTTcgtttcaatttttcatcaaatataaatCGATTAGAGCCACAGCTCATGTTGATTGGTCCACCAAAGATGAATTACCATTTGATGTGAAGTTACCTGAGTTCCTAACACATTTCCATCCCGTCTTTATATGTCCTGTTTTGAAGGAAGAAACTACTGAAGAAAATCCTCCATTTTCTTTGTCCTGTCATCATATTATTTCGAGAAAGGCATTAGATAGATTGTCTAAGAATGGAGCTGTTACATTCAAATGTCCTTATTGTCCTGTGAATTCATCCAGAGCGAAGACGAATAGAGttgaatttcttcaaatataa
- the CTA1 gene encoding catalase A (similar to Saccharomyces cerevisiae CTA1 (YDR256C); ancestral locus Anc_8.497), which produces MNTDNTNTSDVRKDRIVTNSLGNPINEPFATQRVGQHGPLLLQDSNLIDLLAHFNRENIPQRLPHAHGSGAFGYFEVTDDITDVCGSAMFNKIGKKTRCLIRFSTVGGDKGSADTARDPRGFSTKFYTEEGNLDWVYNNTPVFFIRDPSKFPHFIHTQRRNPETNTPDANMFWDFLTTPENQVAIHQVMILFSDRGTPASYRHMNGYSGHTYKWSNKNGDWKYVQVHIITDQGIKNLTIEEAIKKAGEDADFCQKDLFNSIAKGKFPSWTVYIQTMTQDEAKSLPFSVFDLTKVWPHKQFPLRRVGRIVLNENPKNYFAQIEEAAFAPSNTVPYQEPSADPVLQARLFAYADAQRYRLGPNYHQIPVNCPYASKMFNPAIRDGPMNVNGNFGNEPNYLNTSKDYSFIQQQKPIQQHQEVWNGPAIPYHWATSEGDIDFVQARELYTKVLSKQPGAQERLAHNIGIHIAPAADTIQQRVINMFAKVDKNLANGIRKECEAKKRDSSKF; this is translated from the coding sequence ATGAACACCgataatacaaatacaagTGACGTTAGAAAGGACAGAATCGTGACAAACTCTCTCGGTAATCCTATTAATGAACCCTTTGCCACACAAAGAGTAGGTCAACATGGGCCTTTACTATTACAAGATTCCAACTTAATTGATCTATTAGCTCATTTCAACCGTGAGAATATCCCTCAAAGATTACCTCATGCTCATGGGTCTGGGGCCTTCGGTTACTTCGAAGTCACCGATGATATCACTGACGTCTGTGGGTCTGCCATGTTTAACAAAATCGGGAAGAAGACAAGATGCTTAATTAGGTTCTCCACTGTCGGTGGTGATAAAGGTAGTGCAGACACAGCTAGAGATCCAAGAGGATTCTCTACTAAATTTTATACTGAAGAAGGTAACTTAGATTGGgtttataataatactcCTGTCTTCTTCATTAGAGATCCTTCTAAATTCCCTCATTTCATTCATActcaaagaagaaatccAGAAACCAATACTCCTGACGCAAACATGTTTTGGGATTTCTTAACCACTCCAGAAAATCAAGTCGCTATTCATCAAGTTATGATTTTGTTCTCCGATAGAGGTACCCCAGCATCATATAGACATATGAATGGTTACTCGGGACATACCTATAAATGGTCCAATAAAAACGGTGACTGGAAATATGTTCAAGTCCATATTATTACAGATCAAGgtattaaaaatttgacCATTGAAGAAGCCATTAAGAAAGCAGGAGAAGATGCAGATTTTTGTCAAAAggatttatttaattccaTCGCTAAGGGGAAATTCCCATCATGGACAGTTTATATCCAAACTATGACTCAAGATGAAGCTAAAAGTTTACCCTTCTCTGTGTTTGATTTAACTAAAGTTTGGCCTCATAAACAATTTCCACTACGTCGTGTTGGTAGAATCGTCCTAAATGAAAATCCTAAAAATTATTTCGCTCAAATTGAAGAAGCTGCATTTGCACCAAGCAATACGGTCCCATATCAAGAACCAAGTGCAGATCCTGTCTTACAAGCAAGATTGTTTGCATATGCTGATGCTCAAAGATATAGATTGGGAccaaattatcatcaaattcCTGTCAATTGTCCATATGCTTCTAAGATGTTTAACCCTGCAATTAGAGATGGTCCAATGAACGTCAATGGGAATTTTGGTAATGAACCCAATTATTTGAACACAAGTAAAGATTATTCGTTTATTCAACAACAGAAACCAATTCAACAACATCAAGAAGTTTGGAATGGACCAGCTATTCCATATCATTGGGCTACTTCAGAAGGTGATATAGATTTTGTTCAAGCAAGAGAATTATATACAAAAGTTTTATCTAAGCAACCAGGTGCTCAAGAAAGATTGGCACATAATATTGGAATCCATATTGCTCCAGCAGCTGATACCATTCAACAAAGAGTTATTAATATGTTTGCAAAAGTTGACAAAAATTTGGCAAATGGTATTCGTAAAGAATGTGAAGCTAAAAAACGTGATTCCTCCAAGTTTTGA
- the DIG2 gene encoding Dig2p (similar to Saccharomyces cerevisiae DIG2 (YDR480W) and DIG1 (YPL049C); ancestral locus Anc_8.499): MSSVKKLNDPETNDDNSKQKTTTTTTTTTATGSIERQTLPVNNDNNKNIKQLGIQCISPGIQQEKLDDKKLSSITKSKDIEKFQRAAILKLANSNKKYTTSIASDLEQVPDGGVNQEQHLIDEDHSSNDSATESLHDQEQAGKEKDNNNNDDDDDDDDDDKDSTLEENDDNMQEEEGFITSKKRNLPLKNSNKSLKRKKIPSPLDLPGSNNSTYNTSGNSSTTSATHYMNDPILAQSAPAHTTQFRKLNNNNPQRITKPRVRYLGRVNTVATNTAGINRQQRLMQGQLQQFPFQSQQQQQQQQYLAYYQNSTPTGAISSLPMNPYMSPYIASPQYIPPPPPPPPQPRSAIMTPMMYHNSTGTQFIPYPRSALPYSMQSPYSINNTMTPAARNFIRPSSLKGNVPTQKKQEQAREQEENDENPDLAIEEDADSSPTLSENPVPSSVESITPQHVSIMQGEIRILRNAFGFEFPCNSDSIDKKLFLSICGKIWDESKELNKKDT; this comes from the coding sequence ATGTCATCAGTGAAAAAGTTGAATGATCCAGAGAccaatgatgataattcGAAGCagaaaacaacaacaacaacaacaacaacaacagcaacaggGAGCATTGAAAGACAGACATTGCCAGTTAACAACGacaataacaaaaatataaaacaaTTGGGTATTCAATGCATATCTCCTGGAATTCAGCAAGAGAAATTAGatgataaaaaattgaGTTCCATTACAAAATctaaagatattgaaaaatttcaaagagCTGCCATTTTGAAGTTAGCAAATAGCAATAAGAAGTATACTACGAGTATTGCTAGTGATCTGGAACAAGTACCCGACGGAGGGGTAAACCAAGAGCAACACCTAATTGATGAGGATCATTCATCTAATGATAGTGCGACTGAGTCACTTCATGATCAAGAACAAGCAGGCAAAGAGAAagataataacaataacgacgacgacgacgacgacgacgatgatgataaagacTCCACTTTAGAAGAGAACGATGATAACAtgcaagaagaagaaggtttTATTAcatcaaaaaaaagaaatttacctttgaaaaattcaaataaatctttgaaaaggaagaaaattcCTTCACCATTAGATCTACCGGGGAGTAACAATAGTACCTACAATACTAGTGGTAACTCATCCACCACTTCCGCTACTCATTATATGAATGATCCGATATTGGCTCAAAGTGCTCCTGCTCATACAACACAATTTAGAAAGcttaataacaataatcCTCAAAGAATAACGAAACCAAGAGTACGATATTTAGGGAGAGTAAATACTGTAGCTACAAACACAGCTGGAATAAATAGACAACAAAGACTGATGCAAGGTCAATTACAGCAATTTCCCTTCCAATCccaacagcaacagcaacagcaacaataTCTAgcatattatcaaaatagCACTCCAACTGGTGCGATCTCTTCTCTACCAATGAATCCATATATGTCACCATATATCGCATCCCCACAATATATACCGCCACCTCCACCACCTCCCCCACAACCAAGATCGGCGATAATGACACCGATGATGTATCATAATAGTACCGGTACTCAGTTTATACCATATCCGAGAAGTGCCTTACCCTATTCAATGCAATCACCATATAGTATAAACAATACTATGACTCCAGCTGCAAGAAATTTCATAAgaccatcatcattaaaagGAAATGTACCTACccaaaaaaaacaagaacaagcACGAGAACAAGaggaaaatgatgaaaatcCAGATTTGGCCATTGAAGAAGACGCAGATTCATCACCAACATTGTCAGAAAACCCTGTACCATCTAGTGTAGAATCTATTACTCCCCAGCACGTTTCAATAATGCAAGGTGAAATTCGTATATTAAGAAACGCTTTTGGGTTTGAATTCCCATGTAATTCAGACTCAATTGATAAGAAATTGTTTCTGAGTATATGTGGGAAGATCTGGGATGAATCGAAAGAACTTAATAAAAAGGACACttaa
- the NDAI0C05250 gene encoding ANP1/MMN9/VAN1 family protein (similar to Saccharomyces cerevisiae MNN9 (YPL050C); ancestral locus Anc_8.500) has protein sequence MPSINLPSLFRTKRLKRHPWLALLFPLFILYLVYIIFIKEDSTMLGLDGKPISQYKFAHEREGTFYFPFTKNFKMPKYSYKKKKSWSFLNNHVPDIIPEGHIAHYDLNKLVSSANALENKEHVLILTPLQSFDEKYWENLLNLSYPRDLIELGFMVPNTKKGDQILKQLENAVKNVQGIDKKLGSNKFAKITILRQKDSGFHKFNDRKDKKEMNDIELEKEKRAEMALARNELLSSTLSHSTAWILWLDSNVIETPNTLIQDMTQHDKPVLATNVYMKDSNDKDKANIRPYDFRNWIESDTALQLASEMPEDEIIVEGMAGLATNRQLMTNFYESDGSPTEELALDGIGAACTLVKSEVHRDGAMFPNFPFYHLIESEGFAKMAKRLTYEVVGLPNYLVFVR, from the coding sequence ATGCCCAGTATCAATCTTCCCTCATTGTTCAGAAcaaaaagattaaaaaGGCATCCATGGTTAGCACTATTGTTTCCTctatttattctttatttggtttatataattttcatcaaGGAAGATTCAACGATGTTAGGTCTTGATGGTAAACCAATTAGTCAATATAAATTTGCTCATGAAAGAGAAGGAACATTTTATTTCCCATTCACtaagaatttcaaaatgcccaaatattcttataagaagaagaaaagttGGAGTTTCTTAAATAATCATGTTCCTGATATTATTCCGGAAGGTCATATTGCTCATTAcgatttgaataaattggTTTCTTCTGCAAATGCTTTGGAAAACAAAGAACACGTTCTTATACTGACTCCCTTACAATCgtttgatgaaaaatattgggagaatcttttgaatttgagTTATCCAAGagatttaattgaattagGATTCATGGTCCCAAATACTAAGAAAGGTGATCAAATCTTGaaacaattggaaaatgCGGTGAAAAACGTTCAAGgaattgataaaaaattagGTTCCAATAAATTTGCAAAGATTACAATCTTGAGGCAAAAGGATTCAGGTTTCcataaatttaatgatagGAAAGATAAGAAGGAAatgaatgatattgaattagagaaagagaaaagagCAGAAATGGCCTTGGCTAGAAATGAATTGTTATCGTCTACATTAAGTCATAGTACTGCTTGGATTTTATGGTTAGACTCAAATGTCATTGAAACTCCAAACACTTTAATTCAAGATATGACTCAACATGATAAACCTGTTCTAGCGACAAACGTTTATATGAAGGATTCAAATGACAAGGATAAAGCTAATATTAGACCTTATGATTTTAGAAATTGGATTGAAAGTGATACTGCATTGCAATTAGCATCTGAAATGCCGGAAGATGAGATCATCGTTGAAGGTATGGCTGGACTTGCTACAAATAGACAGTTGATGACCAATTTTTATGAATCAGATGGTTCACCAACTGAAGAATTGGCCTTAGATGGTATTGGAGCAGCTTGTACGTTAGTCAAATCTGAAGTCCATCGTGACGGTGCTATGTTCCCAAATTTCCCATTTTATCATCTTATTGAATCTGAGGGGTTTGCCAAAATGGCAAAGAGACTGACTTATGAAGTTGTTGGTTTACCAAATTATCTTGTATTCGTCAGATGA
- the PHO8 gene encoding alkaline phosphatase PHO8 (similar to Saccharomyces cerevisiae PHO8 (YDR481C); ancestral locus Anc_8.501), translating to MLIKLTEENVSLIRNSPPRKNLRRPKRKAIISSITITIVAITIILFYGFNNNSSSSSSSFPKHPNKKNVILFITDGMGPASLSLTRSYRQFIENLPINDTLTLDNHLIGSSRTRSSDSLITDSAAGATAFSCILKTKNNAVGVNDQYEPCGTLLEAAKLDGLMTGLVVTTRITDATPAAFSAHSNSRFQEDLIALHQLGKHNNLGRVVDLMIGGGRSHFHGKDDGGVRIDGRNLIDEAINDGWNYIDDRETFDSLQLGKNVSFPLLALLAENDIPFDLDRNPEEYPSLQEQAITAVNALVEATKDSDKGFFLMIEGSRIDHAGHENDPAAQVREVLAFDKAFQSVLELVDEMDTETIVLSTSDHETGGLVTARQVTKTYPEYVWYPLYLQNAKHSGEFLKSKILSFEGTLDDKKLFIEKKILQDILQIDDYNNDDVNALAEMNNLDDIQYKLNDMVSFRAQIGWTTHGHSAVDVNIYGYANTKSSWYHILDHLQGNHENLEIGEFIRQYLNLDLKDVTKRIKNVKTKLYDLEKIQEIEETDDEYHHLAHQILKAKQL from the coding sequence ATGCTTATTAAATTAACAGAAGAAAATGTTTCTCTGATAAGAAATTCACCACCCAGGAAGAACTTGAGAAGACCCAAAAGGAAGGCAATAATCTCATCCATAACCATCACAATAGTAGCAATAACAATTATCCTATTTTATGgcttcaacaacaactcatcttcctcttcctccTCATTTCCAAAACATCCcaacaagaaaaatgtaatattattcataaCAGACGGTATGGGTCCAGCATCATTATCCCTCACTAGATCATACAGGCAATTCATAGAAAACTTACCAATAAACGATACATTAACCCTCGACAATCATTTAATAGGATCTTCCAGAACAAGATCCTCAGACTCATTAATCACCGATTCAGCAGCAGGTGCCACCGCATTCAGTTGTATCTTAAAGACTAAAAACAACGCTGTTGGAGTAAATGATCAATATGAACCATGTGGGACCCTTTTGGAAGCTGCTAAATTGGATGGACTTATGACGGGGTTGGTGGTCACTACGAGAATTACTGATGCAACTCCTGCTGCGTTTAGTGCTCATTCTAATTCAAGGTTTCAAGAAGATTTGATTGCGTTACATCAACTGGGGAAACATAATAACTTGGGTAGAGTCGTGGATTTGATGATTGGTGGTGGGAGATCACATTTCCATGGTAAAGATGATGGTGGTGTTAGAATCGATGGTAGAAATTTGATTGATGAAGCAATTAATGATGGTTGGAATTATATTGACGATAGGGAGACATTTGATTCTTTGCAATTAGGTAAAAATGTTAGTTTCCCATTGTTGGCTTTATTGgcagaaaatgatattcCATTTGATTTGGATAGAAATCCTGAAGAATATCCTTCTTTGCAAGAACAAGCTATTACTGCTGTGAATGCTTTGGTTGAAGCCACAAAGGATTCTGATAAGGGGTTCTTCTTGATGATCGAAGGTTCCAGAATTGATCATGCTGGTCATGAAAATGATCCAGCTGCACAGGTTAGAGAAGTTCTGGCTTTCGATAAGGCATTCCAAAGCGTCTTGGAATTAGTAGATGAAATGGATACAGAGACTATCGTTTTATCTACTTCTGACCACGAAACTGGTGGATTAGTCACCGCAAGACAAGTTACGAAAACTTATCCTGAATATGTTTGGTATCCACTTTATTTACAAAACGCAAAACATTCTGgtgaatttttaaaatctaaaattttatcatttgaagGTACTTTAGatgataagaaattatttatcgaaaagaaaatattacaagatattttacaaattgatgactataataatgatgacgTTAACGCATTGGCTGAAATGAATAACTTAGATGatattcaatataaattgaatgatatgGTTTCATTTAGAGCCCAAATTGGTTGGACTACCCATGGTCATAGTGCTGTTGATGTTAATATTTATGGCTATGCCAATACAAAATCTTCTTGGTATCATATCCTGGATCATTTGCAAGGTAATCAtgaaaatttggaaattggTGAATTCATAAGgcaatatttgaatttagatTTAAAAGATGTCACTAAACGTAttaaaaatgttaaaaCTAAATTGTATGACTTGgaaaaaattcaagaaattgaagaaactgaCGATGAATATCACCATTTGGCAcatcaaattttgaaagcAAAGCAATTGTAA
- the CWC21 gene encoding U2-type spliceosomal complex subunit CWC21 (similar to Saccharomyces cerevisiae CWC21 (YDR482C); ancestral locus Anc_8.503), with protein sequence MKRKNCNVLALFSIRNKYSGTYTSFYIPRSVMSYNGIGLKSAKGSSTSGHIQRSLAHNNNNRRRNENQNQITKNTRNQGPTTTRPNRIKTIDKIIKLDNLEQQHISKLAAPKQQRYSVLSHLNKRKIELQVSELRDKLEDDDPNLPKDVIVEKCNKLRIELIKEQEISDRLKNVYTSRKDRNSSSPDSTTQISK encoded by the coding sequence atgaaGAGAAAGAACTGTAACGTGCTGGCACTATTTAGCATTAGGAATAAATATAGTGGCACATACACATCTTTCTACATCCCCCGATCAGTTATGTCATACAACGGAATAGGTTTGAAGTCAGCAAAGGGGTCTTCTACCTCTGGTCATATTCAACGATCGTTAGCtcataacaataataacagaagaagaaatgaaaacCAAAAccaaattacaaaaaatacCAGAAACCAAGgaccaacaacaacaaggCCTAACCGAATAAAAACAatagataaaataattaaacTAGATAACCTAGAGCAACAACACATATCAAAATTAGCAGCTCCAAAACAACAACGTTATAGCGTACTGTctcatttaaataaaagGAAGATTGAACTACAAGTATCAGAATTACGAgataaattagaagatgatgatccAAATTTACCTAAAGATGTGATAGttgaaaaatgtaataAATTGAGAATTGAACTAAttaaagaacaagaaatttcAGATCGATTAAAAAATGTTTATACCTCAAGAAAAGATAGAAATTCATCCTCTCCCGATTCTACTACACAAATCTCCAAATGA
- the KRE2 gene encoding alpha-1,2-mannosyltransferase KRE2 (similar to Saccharomyces cerevisiae KRE2 (YDR483W) and KTR6 (YPL053C); ancestral locus Anc_8.505), with the protein MAIFVTKRLLRFITLLVVSLLILLSLSAHDSTSSYLPASLDFSSYRNTEPQQQQQQQQVQENVGNLLKQNDEDGTLASTVAGPDKDEENKKNALHPAASLEEKTSTKNLKNVPDIKDSLSKDIVEFMAPSFENKGKRPKATFVSLVRNSELNPMLDAIKSVQKKFNNQFNYDWVFLNDDDFTDEFKSKIKETIPNSTIKFGKIPKEHWSYPDYISTDKAAETREKMKKIIYGSSESYRHMCRYQSGFFWRHPIMEDYDWYWRVEPSTKLYCDIKYDVFQWMQDNDKAYGFTITIHEYLSTIPTLWDTSKKFFEKHPDYLRKDNLMKFISDDGGKSYNLCHFWSNFEVANLNLWRSPAYTEYFDYLDHAGGFFYERWGDAPVHSIAVSAFLPKDRIHYFSDIGYHHPPYDNCPLDNKVFKDNNCECDQKHDFTWKGYACGRQYYDAAGITRPSYWEKYS; encoded by the coding sequence atggcCATCTTTGTGACTAAAAGATTACTAAGATTCATAACGCTGCTTGTAGTGTCTCTATTGatcttattatcattatccGCTCATGACTCTACCTCCTCCTACTTACCAGCATCATTAGATTTCTCATCATACAGAAATACTGAAccacaacagcaacagcaacaacaacaagtaCAAGAAAATGTGGGAAACcttttgaaacaaaatgatgaagacgGTACTTTGGCAAGTACAGTAGCTGGTCctgataaagatgaagaaaataagaaaaacGCATTACATCCAGCTGCCTCTTTGGAAGAGAAAACATCAactaaaaatttgaaaaatgtacCAGATATTAAAGATTCATTATCTAAGGATATCGTTGAATTTATGGCTCCATCTTTCGaaaacaaaggaaaaagacCTAAAGCTACATTTGTGTCCTTAGTGAGAAATAGTGAATTGAATCCCATGCTTGATGCTATCAAATCtgtacaaaaaaaattcaataatcaattcaattatGATTGGGTTTTcttaaatgatgatgatttcacagatgaattcaaatccaaGATTAAGGAAACTATTCCAAATTCTACCATCAAGTTTGGTAAGATTCCAAAGGAACATTGGTCTTATCCTGATTATATTTCCACTGACAAGGCCGCTGaaacaagagaaaaaatgaagaaaatcattTACGGTTCTTCAGAATCATATAGACATATGTGTCGTTATCAATCTGGATTCTTTTGGAGACATCCTATCATGGAAGATTATGATTGGTATTGGAGAGTAGAACCAAGTACTAAATTATATTGTGATATCAAATATGATGTATTCCAATGGATGcaagataatgataaagcTTATGGGTTCACTATTACCATTCATGAATATCTCTCAACAATCCCAACTTTATGGGATACTTCTaaaaaattctttgaaaaacatCCAGATTATTTAAGAAAGgataatttaatgaaatttatcTCAGATGATGGTGGGAAATCTTATAATTTATGTCATTTTTGGTCTAATTTTGAAGTGGCAAATTTGAACCTTTGGAGATCCCCAGCATACACGGAATATTTCGATTATTTAGATCATGCTGGTGGTTTCTTTTATGAAAGATGGGGGGATGCTCCTGTTCATTCCATTGCGGTCTCCGCATTCTTACCAAAGGATagaattcattatttttcagatATTGGGTATCATCATCCACCTTATGATAATTGTCCATTGGATAATAAAGTCTTTAAAGATAACAATTGTGAATGTGATCAAAAACATGATTTCACTTGGAAAGGTTACGCTTGTGGAAGACAATATTATGACGCTGCAGGTATTACCAGACCTTCCTATTgggaaaaatattcttag